The Helicobacter ganmani genome includes a window with the following:
- a CDS encoding phosphoribosyltransferase, which translates to MGNLNSEIISTIGGNFIGNTMHSMRRKTLFENRNDALQKLLHNMPLSFFEKQDCVVVGISFAGVLFAHRLAQMIKAPLAFLFTSPILAPNNPECEIAMATETHDVVINEALVRSFEISLDYIYGEVQRQYEDKMLPLIYQYRKGNPLISLKGKRVLLVDEGIDSGLTALASIKSVITLQAKTVHFACPVAPIEVAEVMDEATDGIFCLYRSKNFVDIGYYYKEYPAIESSVIEEIFNNIQP; encoded by the coding sequence ATGGGAAATTTAAATAGCGAAATTATTAGCACGATTGGAGGCAATTTTATCGGTAATACAATGCACTCTATGCGACGAAAGACTCTCTTTGAAAATCGCAATGACGCATTGCAAAAACTACTGCATAATATGCCCTTGAGTTTTTTTGAAAAGCAAGATTGCGTTGTTGTGGGGATTTCTTTTGCAGGAGTGCTTTTTGCGCATCGTTTGGCACAGATGATTAAAGCACCGCTTGCTTTTCTCTTTACTTCGCCAATTTTAGCACCAAATAATCCAGAATGTGAAATTGCAATGGCGACTGAAACGCACGATGTTGTGATAAACGAAGCTTTAGTGCGCTCTTTTGAAATTAGCCTAGATTATATTTATGGCGAAGTGCAACGACAATACGAGGATAAAATGTTGCCTCTCATTTATCAATACCGCAAAGGTAACCCCTTAATTTCTCTTAAGGGCAAACGCGTTTTGCTTGTAGATGAAGGGATTGATAGTGGTTTAACTGCATTAGCATCTATTAAATCCGTGATTACCTTACAAGCAAAAACCGTGCATTTTGCTTGTCCTGTTGCGCCCATTGAAGTGGCAGAAGTGATGGACGAAGCAACCGACGGAATTTTTTGCCTTTATCGGTCTAAAAATTTTGTAGATATTGGATATTATTATAAAGAGTATCCTGCAATAGAATCTTCAGTCATTGAAGAAATTTTTAACAATATACAACCATAA